A window of Elgaria multicarinata webbii isolate HBS135686 ecotype San Diego chromosome 2, rElgMul1.1.pri, whole genome shotgun sequence contains these coding sequences:
- the MPEG1 gene encoding macrophage-expressed gene 1 protein, translating into MKNFTGTFLSLTLFIWTCWALEPRVWHPHAIGFQECKQALELPALEVLPGGGWDNLRNLDMGRVISLNYSLCRTTEDGAYIIPNEVFTIARKQSYLEMNSEIIESWMDYQCATSASINAELSSSYINGRFSSDFRRMKTHQVRDQAVTTRVQVRNLMYTVKFDPAAMLDEGFRQQLITIASQLENNQTRMADYLAEILVLNYGTHVITGVDAGASLVQEDHVKSSFVKGSRSMRSSITAAAGVSFQNIVNFKSSVSVGTEDGFTKEYQANRTNSRVESIGGLPFYPGITLKAWQESITNHLVAVDRSGLPLSFFITPTNLPGLPSPTVRKLSKMVKTAISRYYTFNTYPGCTNPASPNFNFYANMDDGTCEGAATNFTFGGAYQECAQLEGPDAALLCQSLEQRNPLSGAFSCPVGYTPVRLRSQQREEGYSHLDCRQDCLVWRLFCKWICKDVIKPSRVRFSSYWCAAQRPVPENPGFLFGGLFSAKSSNPMTNAQSCPSTYYQLKLFDQLKVCVSSDERGQKYSVPFGGFFSCEVGNPLMGSHNGTEDDPYPKRCPVGFSQHLALISDGCQVEYCVQAGRFTKGSLPQARLPPFTRKPAISSVATDTILVVSSNGEQTWVKDSQTQLWKIGNPEDVQHSMKRDGDAGRRLSNGEAAGVTVGATTGLAILIGLAVYGCRRYKKKEYTEIGGEGASLISSNPAYGLVAEMEDAPQQQEERQAV; encoded by the coding sequence ATGAAGAATTTTAcagggacttttctctccttaaCACTCTTCATTTGGACATGCTGGGCACTGGAGCCAAGGGTGTGGCATCCTCATGCCATTGGATTTCAGGAGTGCAAGCAAGCCCTGGAACTTCCTGCACTGGAAGTTCTTCCTGGAGGTGGCTGGGATAACCTGAGGAACCTGGATATGGGGAGAGTGATCAGCCTAAATTACTCTTTGTGCAGAACCACAGAAGATGGCGCTTACATCATCCCCAATGAGGTCTTCACCATCGCCCGCAAACAGAGCTACCTGGAGATGAACTCCGAGATCATAGAGTCTTGGATGGATTACCAGTGTGCCACCTCGGCGTCCATCAATGCAGAGCTGTCCTCTTCCTACATCAACGGCAGGTTCTCCAGTGACTTCCGCAGGATGAAAACCCACCAAGTGAGAGACCAGGCTGTAACCACCAGGGTTCAGGTCAGAAACCTGATGTACACTGTAAAGTTCGACCCTGCGGCCATGTTAGATGAAGGCTTCCGGCAGCAGCTCATTACCATTGCTAGCCAGCTGGAGAACAACCAGACTCGAATGGCTGACTACTTGGCGGAGATCTTAGTACTGAACTACGGCACTCATGTTATCACTGGCGTGGATGCTGGGGCCAGCCTTGTCCAGGAGGATCACGTCAAATCCAGCTTTGTAAAAGGCAGCCGGTCCATGCGAAGTTCTATCACAGCTGCAGCCGGGGTCTCTTTTCAGAACATTGTCAACTTCAAGAGTAGTGTTTCAGTAGGCACAGAAGATGGTTTCACCAAGGAGTACCAGGCCAACCGCACCAATTCTAGGGTGGAGAGCATCGGGGGGTTGCCCTTTTATCCTGGCATTACCTTGAAAGCCTGGCAAGAAAGCATCACCAACCATCTGGTGGCTGTTGACCGTTCCGGCTTGCCACTGTCATTTTTCATCACCCCCACCAACCTGCCAGGACTGCCCAGCCCCACAGTGAGGAAATTGTCCAAGATGGTGAAAACTGCCATCTCCCGCTATTACACTTTCAACACCTACCCTGGCTGCACAAATCCAGCCTCGCCCAATTTCAACTTTTATGCCAACATGGACGATGGGACCTGTGAAGGGGCAGCCACCAACTTCACTTTTGGAGGAGCCTACCAAGAGTGCGCTCAGCTGGAAGGTCCCGATGCCGCCCTACTCTGCCAAAGCCTGGAGCAGAGGAACCCGCTCTCTGGAGCCTTCTCCTGCCCAGTGGGCTATACCCCCGTCCGACTGCGCTCCCAGCAACGGGAGGAAGGGTACAGCCACTTGGACTGCCGGCAAGATTGCCTTGTCTGGAGGCTATTCTGCAAGTGGATTTGCAAGGATGTGATCAAACCCTCCAGAGTGCGATTTAGCTCCTATTGGTGTGCAGCCCAAAGGCCGGTCCCCGAAAACCCAGGCTTCCTCTTTGGGGGCCTCTTTAGTGCCAAGAGCAGCAACCCCATGACCAACGCCCAGTCCTGCCCCTCCACGTACTACCAGCTGAAGCTCTTTGACCAGCTCAAGGTTTGCGTTAGCAGTGATGAAAGGGGGCAGAAGTACTCTgtgccctttggagggttcttCAGCTGCGAGGTCGGGAACCCACTGATGGGATCCCACAATGGAACAGAGGACGACCCATACCCCAAGAGGTGCCCGGTGGGATTTAGCCAGCACCTGGCTCTGATCAGCGATGGATGCCAAGTGGAGTACTGCGTCCAggctgggcgcttcacaaaaggGTCTCTGCCTCAAGCCCGTCTCCCGCCCTTCACTCGCAAGCCCGCTATCAGCTCCGTCGCCACCGACACCATCCTGGTGGTGAGCAGCAATGGTGAACAGACCTGGGTCAAGGACTCTCAAACTCAGCTGTGGAAGATCGGCAACCCCGAGGATGTGCAGCACAGCATGAAGAGAGACGGGGATGCCGGTCGGAGGCTCTCGAATGGAGAGGCAGCTGGGGTCACtgtgggggccaccactgggCTGGCCATCCTGATTGGCCTGGCTGTCTATGGATGCAGGAGGTACAAGAAAAAGGAGTACACTGAGATCGGTGGAGAGGGGGCGAGCCTGATCTCAAGCAACCCTGCCTATGGCCTAGTAGCTGAAATGGAGGAtgcaccccagcagcaggaggaaaggcaaGCAGTTTAG